A section of the Roseivirga sp. BDSF3-8 genome encodes:
- a CDS encoding NAD(P)/FAD-dependent oxidoreductase translates to MESEESLAIRIPESNKPRVVIVGGGFAGIQLSRNLKNKGVQVVMLDRHNYHTFQPLLYQVATAGLEPDSIAGPLRKVIENYEDFYFRLAKVEHIDGDRKTLKTSIGEINYDYLVIANGTKTNYFGNEKKFEKAFPLKQVPQALDLRSHILQNFEQALITDNEADREELMTFVIVGGGPTGVELAGAMGELKKHVLPHDYPELNLDKMKIYLVEGMDRLLLGMSDESGDRAMKYLKKFEVDVYLNKMVASYDGETVKFNDDSVIKARTLVWGAGVQGNVISGIRSESVEKSRILVDTYNRVQGYESIFAIGDIALMKSEDWPKGHPMLAPVAIQQGKHLADNIGRLISKRELKPFEYTDKGSMATVGRNKAVADLPGKMHLGGFVAWLIWMFIHLISIIGFRNKLVVFSNWVWNYFTYDRGTRLIIRPYVQGKTPKEEHTELPIEDSVSDSGTS, encoded by the coding sequence ATGGAAAGCGAAGAAAGCCTGGCTATAAGAATTCCCGAATCAAACAAACCCCGTGTCGTAATAGTAGGAGGTGGATTTGCCGGTATCCAATTATCCAGAAACCTAAAGAATAAAGGTGTGCAGGTAGTCATGCTTGACAGACACAACTACCATACCTTCCAGCCCTTACTCTACCAGGTAGCCACGGCTGGTCTCGAGCCCGATTCAATTGCAGGTCCCTTGAGAAAAGTTATAGAGAACTATGAAGACTTTTATTTCCGGTTGGCAAAAGTCGAACACATAGATGGCGATCGTAAGACCCTTAAAACCTCCATTGGTGAAATTAATTACGACTACCTCGTAATAGCCAATGGTACCAAGACAAACTATTTCGGCAACGAGAAGAAGTTCGAAAAAGCCTTCCCCCTTAAGCAGGTTCCTCAGGCCCTCGATTTACGAAGCCACATACTACAGAACTTCGAACAAGCCCTCATCACCGATAACGAAGCCGATCGTGAAGAATTAATGACCTTTGTGATAGTAGGGGGTGGCCCCACCGGCGTCGAACTCGCAGGTGCAATGGGAGAACTTAAAAAGCACGTACTACCCCACGATTACCCAGAGCTAAACCTGGATAAGATGAAGATATACCTCGTAGAGGGTATGGACAGGCTGCTGCTGGGTATGTCCGATGAATCAGGCGATCGCGCCATGAAATACCTTAAGAAATTCGAGGTAGATGTTTACCTCAATAAAATGGTAGCCTCTTACGATGGTGAAACGGTGAAATTTAATGATGACAGTGTGATCAAAGCAAGAACCCTGGTCTGGGGAGCAGGCGTGCAGGGAAATGTCATTTCAGGTATAAGATCTGAATCCGTAGAGAAGAGCCGTATCCTGGTAGATACGTACAACCGTGTACAAGGATATGAAAGCATTTTTGCGATAGGTGATATTGCCCTCATGAAATCCGAAGATTGGCCTAAAGGCCACCCCATGCTTGCTCCCGTGGCCATACAGCAGGGCAAGCACCTGGCAGATAACATTGGCCGCCTCATTTCTAAGAGAGAACTTAAGCCATTTGAGTATACCGACAAAGGCTCAATGGCTACTGTCGGCAGGAATAAAGCTGTAGCCGATCTGCCAGGAAAAATGCACCTGGGAGGCTTTGTGGCCTGGCTTATCTGGATGTTCATTCACCTCATATCCATTATCGGCTTTCGTAATAAACTGGTTGTATTCAGTAATTGGGTATGGAATTACTTTACCTATGACAGAGGGACTCGGCTTATCATTCGCCCCTATGTACAGGGTAAAACTCCCAAGGAGGAACACACAGAACTGCCTATAGAAGACTCCGTGTCAGATTCCGGCACCTCTTAA
- the uvrA gene encoding excinuclease ABC subunit UvrA, with protein sequence MQTGEATQKPLESVEDNNTHDPSGHELIEIFGAREHNLKNVDLTLPRNKLVVFTGISGSGKSSLAFDTIYAEGQRRYMESFSAYARSFIGELERPDVDKINGLSPVISIEQKTTSKNPRSTVGTVTEVYDFMRLLFARASEAYSYKTGNKMVRQSEDQIIDHILENHDGKKLIILAPVIKGRKGHYRELFTQIRKMGFTRVRVDGELMEMQPKMQVDRYKTHDIEIVIDRVLVKPADRYRIGQSVKNALQHGKGLMMLQHEDDSVSHFSQHLMDPETGLSYDEPAPNSFSFNSPYGACPQCNGLGVIEEITDESVIPDPSLSISRGGLAPLGEYRDIWIFKKIQSILKKHGFSITTPLKDLPEPILHLLLRGDSVPVAVDSVKHPGTKWKTKFEGIISFLEKQRESGSDKVRKWVEEFTITNTCPSCNGDRLKKESLHFKFGGKNIAELARLDIFHLGQWFDTVEENISDRQKVIAQEVLKEIRKRVGFLLGVGLDYLHLNRPLRTLSGGEAQRIRLATQIGTQLVGVLYILDEPSIGLHQRDNIKLIQALKDLRDLGNTVIVVEHDRDMMLESDFIIDIGPGAGRHGGQIVAAGSPQKLMADNSLTARYLQGKVTIAIPEQRREGNGKSLTLTGASGHNLKNVNLKLPLGKFICITGVSGSGKSTLIHDTLFPILNQHFFRSRKEPLSYKKVKGLEDIDKVIEVDQSPIGRTPRSNPATYTGVFTDIRALFAELPEAKIRGYKPGRFSFNVKGGRCETCEGAGMRVIEMDFLPDVHVPCETCKGKRYNRETLEVRFKGKSISDVLDMTVEQAVEFFDNQPKIRRKIQTLNDVGLGYITLGQHATTLSGGEAQRVKLSTELSKRDTGKTLYILDEPTTGLHFQDIQHLLDVLNRLVDKGNTVLVIEHNMDVVKVADHIVDLGPEGGDKGGNIVAKGTPEEVISKSDSYTAQFLKIEMQR encoded by the coding sequence ATGCAAACAGGCGAAGCAACGCAAAAGCCTTTAGAATCTGTAGAGGATAATAATACCCATGACCCCAGCGGCCACGAACTCATAGAGATATTTGGCGCTCGGGAACATAACCTTAAAAACGTAGACCTCACCCTGCCCCGCAATAAGCTGGTAGTATTCACCGGCATTAGCGGGAGTGGTAAATCAAGTCTGGCATTCGATACCATCTATGCCGAAGGTCAGAGGAGATACATGGAAAGCTTTTCGGCCTATGCAAGGTCCTTTATCGGTGAGCTGGAACGCCCCGATGTGGATAAGATAAACGGCCTCAGCCCCGTCATTTCCATTGAGCAAAAAACCACTTCCAAGAACCCCCGCTCCACCGTAGGAACAGTTACTGAAGTTTATGACTTCATGCGCCTTCTTTTTGCCCGCGCCTCCGAAGCCTACTCCTACAAGACCGGCAATAAGATGGTCAGGCAGTCTGAGGATCAGATAATTGATCACATTCTTGAAAATCATGACGGCAAGAAGCTCATCATCCTTGCCCCCGTTATCAAAGGCCGTAAAGGACACTACCGTGAGCTTTTTACCCAGATCCGGAAAATGGGATTTACCAGGGTCAGAGTAGATGGGGAGCTGATGGAGATGCAGCCCAAAATGCAGGTCGATCGCTATAAGACCCATGATATCGAGATAGTAATAGACCGCGTTTTAGTCAAGCCTGCAGACAGGTACCGCATAGGTCAGTCAGTAAAAAATGCCCTGCAGCACGGTAAAGGCCTTATGATGCTTCAGCATGAAGATGATAGCGTTAGCCACTTTTCTCAGCACCTCATGGACCCCGAGACAGGCCTTTCCTACGATGAGCCTGCCCCCAATTCCTTCTCCTTTAACTCCCCATATGGCGCCTGTCCCCAGTGCAATGGGTTGGGAGTAATAGAAGAAATTACCGATGAGTCAGTCATACCAGACCCCTCCCTCAGTATTAGCCGTGGTGGCTTAGCCCCACTGGGAGAATACCGCGATATCTGGATCTTCAAAAAAATCCAATCCATACTTAAAAAGCATGGATTTAGTATTACCACCCCCCTCAAAGACCTTCCCGAACCCATTCTACACCTGTTGCTGCGCGGTGATAGTGTTCCTGTTGCTGTCGATTCAGTCAAGCACCCCGGGACCAAGTGGAAAACCAAGTTTGAAGGCATCATCAGCTTCCTCGAGAAACAGCGTGAATCAGGGTCTGATAAAGTAAGAAAGTGGGTGGAAGAATTCACGATCACCAACACCTGCCCTTCATGCAATGGCGACAGGCTTAAAAAAGAAAGCCTTCACTTCAAGTTTGGAGGAAAGAATATTGCTGAGCTTGCCCGTCTCGATATATTCCATCTCGGTCAGTGGTTTGATACAGTCGAAGAAAATATTAGTGACCGGCAAAAAGTTATAGCCCAGGAAGTACTCAAAGAGATAAGAAAGCGCGTTGGCTTTCTCCTTGGAGTAGGACTTGATTACCTCCACCTGAACCGGCCGCTTCGGACTCTCAGTGGTGGTGAGGCACAACGTATTAGGCTCGCCACACAAATAGGCACCCAACTCGTCGGAGTACTGTATATTCTCGATGAGCCAAGCATCGGCCTCCATCAGCGGGACAATATCAAACTCATTCAGGCCCTCAAAGACCTTCGCGATCTGGGCAATACCGTCATTGTGGTAGAACATGATCGGGATATGATGCTCGAATCAGATTTTATCATTGATATAGGGCCGGGTGCTGGGCGCCACGGTGGCCAGATTGTGGCCGCCGGCTCACCCCAAAAGCTTATGGCAGATAATAGCCTCACTGCCCGTTATCTTCAGGGTAAAGTTACCATAGCCATACCCGAACAGAGGCGTGAAGGCAACGGAAAGTCCCTCACCCTGACCGGAGCCAGTGGGCATAACCTTAAAAATGTCAACCTTAAGCTACCGCTCGGTAAGTTTATATGTATCACAGGAGTAAGTGGTAGTGGCAAATCCACCCTTATTCACGATACCCTGTTCCCTATACTCAACCAGCATTTCTTTCGCAGCAGGAAAGAGCCCCTCTCGTACAAGAAAGTAAAAGGCCTTGAAGATATTGACAAGGTAATAGAAGTAGATCAATCCCCTATAGGCCGTACCCCAAGGTCCAACCCTGCCACATACACAGGAGTCTTCACCGATATCAGAGCCCTGTTTGCCGAGCTTCCTGAGGCTAAGATCCGTGGCTATAAACCCGGGCGCTTCAGCTTTAATGTGAAAGGAGGAAGGTGCGAAACCTGTGAAGGGGCTGGCATGAGAGTTATTGAAATGGACTTTCTACCAGACGTTCACGTACCCTGTGAAACCTGCAAAGGCAAAAGATATAATCGCGAAACCCTTGAAGTTCGCTTCAAAGGCAAATCCATTTCCGATGTGCTCGATATGACAGTAGAGCAGGCCGTTGAGTTTTTCGATAATCAGCCAAAAATTCGTCGTAAGATCCAAACCCTGAATGATGTTGGGCTTGGCTACATTACCCTCGGCCAGCATGCTACTACCCTCAGCGGCGGAGAGGCCCAGCGGGTTAAACTTTCTACCGAGCTATCCAAGAGAGATACCGGGAAAACGCTTTATATTCTGGATGAGCCTACCACAGGGCTGCATTTTCAGGATATTCAGCATTTGCTTGATGTACTTAATAGACTGGTAGACAAGGGAAATACCGTTTTAGTCATTGAGCACAATATGGATGTGGTAAAGGTAGCCGACCACATTGTAGACCTTGGTCCCGAAGGTGGTGACAAAGGAGGGAACATTGTGGCAAAAGGAACGCCGGAAGAGGTTATTTCAAAAAGCGACAGTTATACCGCCCAGTTCCTGAAAATTGAGATGCAACGGTAA
- a CDS encoding lytic transglycosylase domain-containing protein encodes MKGYLIVAQWVLIAVLFGVLFYNSGSGEIAESPSQPVDYQQVPLADKPFDIVNTYDLPDNLTFAGEVVPLEDPDVRERLDREIYTNLYYHSSTISILKSANRWMPAIEKILAENNIPDDFKYLALIESGLKNVVSPAGATGFWQLRDITAKELGLEVNVEVDQRYDPIKSTEAAAKYLNKSYAKFGSWTNAAASYNIGMYGLDKRLKDQRVISYYDLLLNEETSRYLFRALALKEIYENRAKYGYDFPSDHMYGNEDLRVVTIDHDVKNFVDYAIDLGINYKILKQYNPWLRGRSLTVSKGNSYQILVPRNPPQFTIRSMESEESNYAESKTQIATP; translated from the coding sequence ATGAAGGGATATTTGATAGTTGCTCAGTGGGTTTTGATTGCCGTCCTTTTCGGTGTCCTTTTTTACAATAGCGGATCAGGTGAAATCGCTGAATCCCCATCTCAACCTGTTGACTATCAACAAGTACCCCTCGCAGATAAGCCGTTTGACATAGTAAATACATACGATCTACCTGATAATCTTACATTTGCAGGAGAGGTAGTTCCACTGGAAGACCCCGATGTCAGAGAAAGACTCGACAGGGAGATTTATACAAATCTTTACTATCACTCGAGTACCATCTCCATTCTCAAAAGTGCTAATCGGTGGATGCCAGCCATTGAGAAAATACTGGCAGAAAATAATATCCCCGATGACTTCAAATACCTCGCTCTTATTGAAAGTGGCCTCAAAAATGTAGTGTCACCTGCAGGGGCAACAGGGTTCTGGCAGTTAAGAGATATCACTGCCAAGGAGCTTGGTCTTGAGGTGAATGTTGAGGTAGATCAGCGGTATGATCCTATAAAAAGCACAGAAGCCGCCGCCAAATACCTCAATAAAAGCTACGCTAAATTTGGTTCCTGGACCAATGCCGCCGCCAGTTACAATATTGGCATGTACGGGCTGGATAAGCGACTGAAAGATCAGCGCGTAATTAGCTATTATGACCTCCTCCTTAATGAGGAAACCAGCCGCTACCTGTTTCGTGCGCTGGCACTGAAAGAGATTTACGAAAACAGAGCCAAGTACGGTTATGATTTCCCCAGCGATCATATGTATGGAAATGAAGACCTGAGGGTAGTGACTATTGATCATGACGTAAAAAACTTTGTTGACTACGCAATAGACCTCGGGATCAACTACAAAATTCTCAAGCAGTACAACCCCTGGCTCAGAGGTAGGTCACTTACCGTAAGTAAGGGCAACAGCTACCAAATACTCGTACCCCGGAACCCTCCCCAGTTCACCATTCGTTCAATGGAAAGTGAGGAGTCCAACTATGCTGAAAGTAAGACACAAATAGCCACCCCCTAA
- a CDS encoding TIGR00730 family Rossman fold protein has protein sequence MTEIKGKLPEHKEGANLNEDEIKIRQAFKDRDWNEIKIADSWAIFKIMSEFVEGFEKLTKIGPCVSIFGSARTLDNHPYYIMAEEIAAKLVRHGYGVITGGGPGIMEAGNKGAKREGGKSVGLNIILPFEQFNNIYIDPDKLITFDYFFVRKVMFVKYAQGFVVMPGGFGTLDELFEALTLIQTKKIGRFPIVLVGKDYWSGLVDWIKDVLLRREKNINSEDLDLFSVVDDPSDAVKVIDDFYAKYLLSPNF, from the coding sequence ATGACAGAAATAAAAGGAAAGCTCCCCGAGCACAAAGAGGGAGCAAACCTGAACGAAGATGAAATAAAAATTCGTCAGGCCTTCAAAGACCGCGACTGGAATGAAATCAAGATCGCAGATAGCTGGGCCATATTTAAAATAATGTCCGAGTTTGTCGAAGGCTTCGAAAAGCTTACCAAGATAGGCCCTTGCGTGTCCATCTTCGGTAGTGCACGTACCCTCGATAATCACCCATACTATATAATGGCCGAGGAGATCGCCGCAAAGCTTGTACGCCACGGTTATGGCGTTATCACCGGAGGCGGTCCTGGTATTATGGAAGCTGGTAACAAAGGTGCTAAGCGTGAGGGAGGAAAATCTGTAGGATTAAATATTATCTTACCTTTCGAGCAGTTCAATAATATTTACATAGACCCTGACAAATTGATCACTTTTGATTATTTTTTTGTTAGGAAAGTAATGTTCGTCAAATACGCTCAGGGTTTTGTCGTCATGCCTGGTGGCTTCGGCACACTCGATGAGCTATTCGAAGCACTTACCCTTATCCAGACTAAAAAGATCGGTCGTTTCCCTATAGTACTTGTAGGTAAAGATTATTGGTCAGGTTTGGTAGACTGGATTAAAGATGTGCTGCTCAGAAGAGAGAAGAATATCAATTCTGAGGATTTAGATCTGTTTTCAGTGGTAGACGACCCCTCTGATGCAGTTAAAGTAATTGACGACTTTTACGCCAAGTACTTATTATCGCCAAACTTTTAG
- a CDS encoding TIGR01777 family oxidoreductase, translating into MPKNVLITGGTGLVGHHLTLLLISKGYHVAHLSRSPSPDSSITTYLWDIDKGYIQREALDFADYIIHLAGAGVADKKWTDSRKKVIMNSRTQSTRLLFDTISQGGYPLQRFVSASAIGYYGMDTGDKWITEESGHGTDFLADVTSRWEEEVKKFHQIDVPEVRIRIGVVLAEEGGALPKMAKPVRFGLGAPLGDGSQYVSWIHIQDLCGILAHALTSNRMENQPYNAVAPYPVTNKELTKQIGKALRKPVFLPSVPAFMLKMVLGEMSQIVLGGNRVSSEKIRHTGFDFSYPHVDQALKDLL; encoded by the coding sequence ATGCCTAAAAATGTACTTATCACCGGAGGTACCGGCCTTGTCGGACACCACCTTACCCTCCTTCTCATTTCCAAAGGATACCATGTTGCCCACCTCAGCCGTAGCCCTTCTCCGGACAGCAGCATTACCACCTACCTGTGGGACATAGATAAAGGCTACATTCAACGGGAAGCCCTTGATTTTGCAGACTATATTATTCACCTCGCCGGTGCAGGCGTTGCCGATAAAAAATGGACCGATAGCCGCAAGAAAGTTATTATGAACAGCAGGACCCAAAGCACCCGCCTCCTTTTTGATACCATAAGCCAGGGAGGCTATCCCCTGCAGCGGTTCGTTTCCGCCTCCGCCATCGGCTATTATGGAATGGATACCGGCGATAAATGGATAACGGAAGAAAGTGGTCACGGCACAGATTTCCTGGCCGATGTTACCAGTAGATGGGAAGAAGAGGTAAAAAAATTTCATCAGATAGATGTACCCGAAGTCAGGATCAGAATAGGGGTAGTATTAGCTGAAGAAGGTGGAGCACTTCCTAAAATGGCTAAACCCGTACGTTTTGGCCTCGGCGCTCCACTAGGTGACGGCAGTCAGTACGTTAGCTGGATACATATACAAGACCTATGTGGCATTCTCGCGCATGCACTTACAAGCAACCGCATGGAAAATCAACCGTATAATGCCGTAGCCCCTTATCCTGTTACTAATAAAGAATTGACCAAACAAATTGGCAAAGCTCTCAGGAAACCTGTGTTTTTACCTTCCGTGCCTGCCTTTATGCTGAAAATGGTTCTTGGTGAAATGTCACAGATCGTATTGGGAGGTAATAGGGTTAGTAGTGAAAAAATACGTCATACCGGGTTTGATTTTAGCTACCCCCATGTAGATCAGGCACTCAAAGACCTCCTGTAA
- a CDS encoding TonB-dependent receptor domain-containing protein: protein MLKKVILSAVFLVFGIAAFAQNNGTIRVTVVDDETGEALIGANVALEGTTTGGAADLDGKASIPNLAPGTYSVQVSYVSYQTQTIRDIRLEAGETEVLTVRLAVEDDVLEEVVVTAEAIKSSETALLTVQKKSPVVLDAISADMFSRNGDGDAGAAIKRVTGVTVQEGKYVYVRGLGDRYSKTTLNGADLPGLDPNRNSVQLDLFPSNLIDNIIVYKTFSPNLPGDFSGGLVDIATKDFPDRFTFQVSASLGYNTVSSFNDNFLTYEGGGLDWLGIDDGTRELPAQIKQYTNATFPERYEDPAALDAATKSFENTEFEPSSKQPFLNQSFSVAIGDQLNIGEKQLGLIGSLSYDRDYSAISDGFVGRYSGVSAGVGTLEGNTDFLLNDEAGSESVTWGAMVAGAIKLNNFHKIQATLLRNQSGIKEARYLEGNWSLSGTVNPWIDNSNFYETRTIYFKERYINTGQLQGTHTIPGINNAEVEWLSSYSLGSFDEPDLRFFTNNYIAQEGDTSFIQSNLNRPGRYFRGMEESSFDNKVDITIPTAGWNDQEAKIRFGAAYRFKEREYNERRLEYVRGNGAERYAGDIDDYLAQENLGYTSDGGFGLYLIDGTREENNYKADQTIISGYIMGELPITESFKAIVGARVENTDQNLRTLNEVPGIGGRITGNIKAFDVLPSINLTYEVEENMNIRGAYGRTLARPSFREFAPLVTFSFQGDPALQGNPNLERTLIDNLDLRWEWYPAAQDYLSASVFYKNMDSPIERTVNPQNNNLLFEFQNVNQATLLGLELEARKTLGFLTPALKDFRASVNITLVDSKVNLSDEELIARRVFDPTAEDTRPLYNQSPYIINAGLSYNNLESGWDINAVYNVFGERITAVSLALPFIYEQPRPDLSLTVKKGIGEHWSVKAKASNILNSTYREELNYNGRDYIWSNFNTGQTFSLGVTYLIE, encoded by the coding sequence ATGCTTAAGAAGGTAATTTTATCTGCTGTTTTCCTCGTATTTGGAATTGCGGCATTTGCACAGAACAACGGTACCATTCGTGTGACCGTTGTAGATGACGAAACAGGCGAAGCCCTGATCGGTGCCAACGTCGCGTTGGAAGGTACTACCACAGGTGGTGCCGCCGACCTCGACGGAAAGGCATCAATCCCCAATCTTGCTCCTGGCACTTATAGCGTGCAGGTTTCCTACGTCTCTTACCAGACACAAACTATCAGAGACATCCGGTTAGAAGCTGGTGAAACAGAGGTTCTTACCGTAAGACTTGCTGTAGAGGACGATGTGCTCGAAGAAGTAGTAGTAACAGCCGAGGCTATTAAAAGTAGCGAAACAGCCCTGCTTACCGTACAGAAAAAATCTCCCGTGGTTCTTGATGCCATATCTGCAGACATGTTTAGCAGAAATGGCGACGGTGACGCTGGTGCAGCCATCAAGCGTGTTACCGGGGTAACCGTACAGGAAGGTAAGTACGTTTATGTACGTGGCCTGGGTGATCGCTATAGCAAAACTACACTCAATGGTGCCGACCTTCCTGGGTTAGATCCTAACCGTAACTCTGTACAATTAGACCTTTTCCCCAGTAACCTTATAGACAATATCATTGTCTATAAGACCTTTTCTCCTAATCTTCCCGGTGACTTTTCAGGAGGTCTAGTAGATATTGCTACAAAAGATTTTCCTGACAGGTTTACATTTCAGGTTAGTGCCTCCCTTGGATATAATACAGTTTCATCATTCAATGATAATTTCCTCACCTACGAGGGCGGTGGACTTGACTGGCTAGGAATAGACGATGGCACACGTGAGTTGCCGGCCCAGATAAAGCAATACACTAATGCTACATTTCCTGAGCGCTATGAAGACCCGGCTGCCTTGGATGCAGCAACTAAAAGTTTTGAAAATACGGAGTTCGAGCCCTCTTCTAAACAGCCCTTCCTAAACCAAAGTTTTAGTGTGGCTATTGGAGATCAGCTGAATATTGGTGAAAAACAGTTAGGTCTTATTGGATCTCTTTCATACGATAGAGACTATTCTGCTATATCTGATGGATTTGTTGGACGATATAGTGGAGTTAGCGCGGGAGTTGGTACCTTGGAAGGAAATACTGATTTTCTTCTCAATGATGAAGCTGGATCGGAAAGCGTAACATGGGGAGCCATGGTTGCGGGTGCTATTAAGCTAAATAACTTCCATAAGATACAGGCTACCCTTCTTCGAAACCAAAGTGGTATTAAAGAAGCCAGGTATTTGGAGGGAAACTGGAGTTTATCGGGTACAGTAAACCCCTGGATAGATAACTCCAACTTTTACGAAACTCGTACAATTTATTTTAAAGAACGATACATCAATACTGGTCAGTTACAGGGTACCCATACCATTCCAGGAATAAATAATGCTGAAGTTGAATGGTTGAGTTCTTATTCCTTAGGTTCATTTGATGAACCTGACCTTCGTTTCTTCACAAATAACTATATCGCGCAAGAAGGTGATACTTCCTTTATTCAGTCAAATCTTAACCGCCCTGGTCGTTACTTCCGGGGTATGGAAGAAAGTAGCTTTGATAATAAGGTAGACATAACAATACCTACAGCGGGGTGGAATGATCAAGAAGCCAAGATACGATTTGGTGCTGCATACAGATTCAAAGAAAGAGAGTACAATGAAAGACGTCTTGAGTATGTTAGAGGTAACGGAGCTGAAAGATATGCTGGAGACATTGATGATTATCTCGCTCAGGAAAATTTAGGATATACAAGTGATGGCGGTTTTGGCCTTTATCTTATAGATGGTACTCGGGAAGAAAATAATTATAAAGCTGATCAAACTATCATTTCTGGATATATAATGGGCGAGTTGCCTATTACAGAAAGCTTTAAAGCTATAGTTGGTGCTCGGGTTGAGAATACTGATCAAAATCTGAGAACGCTCAATGAAGTACCAGGTATTGGTGGAAGGATTACGGGAAATATTAAGGCTTTCGATGTTCTTCCCTCCATCAACCTGACATATGAGGTTGAGGAAAATATGAATATTCGCGGAGCCTATGGTAGGACCCTTGCAAGGCCTTCATTCCGAGAGTTCGCCCCCTTAGTAACTTTTTCATTCCAGGGAGACCCTGCCCTTCAGGGTAACCCCAACCTTGAAAGAACCCTGATAGATAATCTTGACCTCCGTTGGGAATGGTATCCGGCGGCACAGGACTATCTTTCCGCAAGTGTTTTCTATAAAAACATGGATAGTCCTATCGAGCGTACGGTTAACCCTCAGAATAATAATCTTCTTTTTGAGTTTCAGAATGTTAATCAGGCTACCCTCCTTGGCTTAGAGCTGGAAGCTCGCAAAACACTCGGCTTCTTAACACCCGCTCTCAAGGATTTCCGGGCCTCAGTAAATATAACCTTAGTAGATTCTAAAGTTAATCTTTCTGATGAGGAGCTAATTGCACGTAGAGTATTTGATCCAACTGCTGAAGATACGAGGCCTCTGTATAATCAGTCACCTTATATCATCAACGCCGGACTAAGCTATAATAACCTGGAGTCAGGTTGGGATATAAATGCAGTTTACAACGTGTTTGGTGAAAGAATTACAGCCGTTTCCCTTGCTTTGCCCTTCATTTATGAACAACCAAGACCTGATCTCTCTCTAACAGTAAAAAAGGGCATTGGTGAACATTGGAGTGTAAAAGCAAAGGCTTCAAACATCCTTAACTCCACCTACAGAGAAGAACTCAACTATAATGGTAGAGATTATATCTGGAGCAATTTTAACACAGGTCAGACATTCTCACTGGGAGTGACTTACCTTATTGAATAA
- a CDS encoding AAA family ATPase translates to MDAPLEHKDKYQEQIQNVFREIGKVVVGQEYMVNRLLIGLFTHGHVLLEGVPGLAKTLTVNTLANVLHLDFKRIQFTPDLLPADLVGTMIYNQQRAEFEVKKGPIFANIVLADEVNRSPAKVQAALLESMQERQVTIGETTYKLDTPFLVLATQNPVDQEGTYPLPEAQVDRFMMKVYVDYPSKEDELEIMRRMANLSFHRTVETHLTKEDIFAIRDEINKVNMSESLERYIIELVFATRRPEDYKLTEEAAYIQFGASPRASINLNRAAKAVAYFDGRDYVLPEDIKEVATDVLNHRILLNFEAEADGVSTHQIIRTILNKVPINY, encoded by the coding sequence ATGGATGCACCCTTGGAGCATAAGGACAAGTACCAGGAACAGATACAAAACGTCTTTCGCGAAATAGGCAAGGTAGTTGTCGGACAGGAATACATGGTCAATAGACTACTGATCGGACTATTTACCCATGGGCACGTGTTGCTTGAGGGTGTTCCCGGTTTGGCCAAAACACTTACAGTCAATACCCTGGCTAATGTACTGCACCTCGACTTCAAGCGTATCCAGTTTACCCCCGACCTCCTCCCTGCAGATCTGGTAGGTACCATGATCTACAATCAGCAGCGCGCAGAGTTCGAGGTAAAAAAAGGCCCCATTTTCGCGAATATCGTATTAGCCGATGAGGTAAACCGCTCCCCTGCCAAGGTCCAGGCCGCTCTGCTCGAGTCCATGCAGGAGCGCCAGGTCACTATCGGCGAAACCACCTATAAGCTCGATACCCCCTTCCTCGTACTCGCTACCCAAAACCCCGTCGACCAGGAAGGTACCTACCCGCTCCCCGAAGCACAGGTAGACCGTTTCATGATGAAGGTGTACGTCGATTACCCTTCCAAAGAAGACGAACTTGAGATCATGCGGCGGATGGCTAACCTCAGCTTTCATAGAACAGTCGAGACCCATCTTACCAAAGAGGACATATTCGCTATCAGAGATGAGATCAATAAAGTCAATATGTCCGAGTCTTTGGAGCGCTATATCATTGAACTCGTGTTCGCTACCCGTAGACCTGAAGATTATAAGCTTACCGAAGAGGCCGCCTATATTCAGTTTGGTGCATCACCCAGGGCCAGCATTAACCTTAACCGCGCCGCCAAGGCAGTCGCCTATTTTGATGGGCGTGATTATGTACTGCCGGAGGACATAAAAGAAGTAGCCACCGACGTGCTCAACCACCGGATTCTACTCAACTTTGAAGCCGAAGCAGACGGAGTTTCTACACACCAAATCATACGGACAATACTTAATAAAGTGCCTATTAATTATTGA